Proteins encoded within one genomic window of Anopheles gambiae chromosome 3, idAnoGambNW_F1_1, whole genome shotgun sequence:
- the LOC1277459 gene encoding mucin-2 isoform X1, with translation MEFKFGMLWIVSCILLLNQGNVFAQTKRSFRTSAAQGRALGSNPRQSTSSSVDFECPEEFGYYPHPSDCSQYYVCVFGGALLESCTGGLMYSHELQTCDWPRNVGCDLPALSAPSAPASRTVTPRVPQVLSRVRFSSSAPSAPSGPSGPSGPSGPSGPSGPSGPSGPAEPSAPARIQQIRNLPPPPPPPANPNPVITTRGQPKNSPQEDIAKLYAEAHETLPPVEEDESDRQQRVYRGQPSTVSQVQRDRDGILQQQSVNAIPTQAKVGSFAYSAQPQPFSVDHDDASLQTLDDTHDAKAHDRKKRDTAAAQTKTDSETDTAPTSLVTQIDPTATVSLAEDDTSATKTKRSNADEASLAPENSPESLAGSSEGQRTSRQLRQLGNWQYRSLDTSLSRQNGYSPSSFDPFGYTVLPTATTYFKPGARYFQPQTYSKKELTYNDYLEAYGKSKQPTYNVRPAELQPHKTSGLQNYKTVAKITPQDTIIPLLLANQQQQSHRSHQPNYGQAQFTAAAFVNSHNAKKYTTPASPLDGDEETIPDNFAFFHFGNTYSSTPISVNNHAKAAKQSKPSNVQISNVAQPTQKTPYIAFSSVGGFFNNQPTANPLKESFVLKPNHSSKPKQTHSGSSGGPSTPAPVYEGISNAIQSNGLRFAVTTPKIVAGTGLELYQPNVYLNAPRPQVYSGYSAKPAGAIYEASTPKPSAQFVTKSTNGFQPIAVSTTPKYYQPQVSKTVSPSEYSKFYESIKNTHIAQVKPNAEPSPPVRIGASQLAVYRPTVSNNTKLQPVSQGYGPQQVFYSPVRSSSLSPVPKPQDSGEFYYEEDDEIDQRGQKYVKNTLDVVRRPVYGKRPYGDEEEDEDEYYEDDEDDDDEYQYRYPVNKSKYTPMTETMAPRPMLNLTTPKPPGAVSGNLYYNYETTTWRPVTVTTYSQGSTSDIPPIIKFPEDVFQGIKPLGDVPRYLNKSTLRPYTVRQRLRPTVVQHNHLEENVPSERVRISTTTTTTTTTTTRPPPTTTTTPRYYPTTVRTRIPTKTIPTRRPVTTTTTSEPPPPPTTTTQTTSRKRYTIRPNRGQQRWRTTETPEPSTGLNGRQASPTRPTKHRPQLELDERLPNRVETSSPAPPSRYVPEQQQSQQQQQQQQQQQKTQLTQSNRNYYNTSNYEPSAYDSYYAVYDEDVELYRDVEYQPQPQKPVVSSTYRPTVVTTVAPTSQRDPYVTSPRTTYQRPSYQADYDDALVAQLEEDRYNQKHTNTQIRNELNSISDRPILVSSTIRAYNSPKYQTAFVTTPEPFSLPSSTPARTTTTTTTTTTTTTTTTPAPIQYYTTRSSQLDDQSIKTTPKSIILTLAARAGSSSTPEPPSPFLVSFAPSPQSPYESPRYRSSTSSVPRYIKPSSTTTPLPTTTTTIPTSTSTTLPPTTTTVTYSPSADPYPRFRPSTQYDQHAPTGIKFHPIPDDHYYDDDSDAPEDSVDQVEHGYAQLSKTRYDYGSPSRVTPDSSNDQSTKQFITQKLLPVFSHQYASQSDPRSASSANAHALTADTYGETPFSYDTRPDFSASGAAEQFVPLTSNLPPTTTTTSTRKPTTASTTTTTTTRRPTTTSTTTTTTTTTTKKPTTTPTTTTTTTTTTSTTRAPPTTQESQRQKLQKFIISDVQPSSFRSPFSTTAKAVQPLPDYDTYLYHESIPSSVRSRNQHTFLKAIATTLSATQSSTIATTTPEAPIVRSFTTVGSTAVAPLVTYSPRLEQVNLNKAVRLPQPAQTREEQRPVLSTFSSDSRSEQKFSSNRFYNLTLSAGFVGLPGSSSGAAYRGRVEMPRNQEPVPRYTSFTLSDAVTSSVRRLPTTVSEAVPETTTPLTTVTVPSTTTSTTTTTTTTVSPISLATSSGPSNVRFVLSSSLATTARPRGVAFSRIPDESVALYKSRDVPTVTARIVSTRPQTVVPTASSDWVPLIQEKILSSPKTNTLHEQEDHERETDDPLLSARVPANTEESIVAGTTIASTPPTRFPPRTTLAPFGTLEGRKNVDKVQTVPTRAGVVKEAPNKALDPVTNAPTRPVVSPYKSLEVQRQTTSSDKPFASTSRVISNLYRTTTPEIPAVGGPTVRSYLQLTAVPKLAAILREATTTVASTTTTSTTTTTTVAPPTTTVSSTSEEPSTTLRTSTTSTSPAVPTTSFASSSSSEEVITTTASTLPRSTEVYRGRYRPVFSFVRSSESYDEVTTPRYRYLRNRGRDSPRRSYTRLRPTPQSYSLTSSTLEDVEKISPASSTLTPTRDNSGAVDSTVLSISTEYSDRAVSSSSASAAYLNRLPTTDRTKYQSTDRELSKTAHVKSRYEQFDFNRTEVEDRVRQPVISTTGQSGIRIVQITDKPVYYTRFHSTSTEESSFAVANSSRQPESTTKKFRATVEMPEMNIPTEKELLSYHQDSSGNTSEDEDRDEEEDDEDVIDDDDDGEPADEDLADYSYLETSSAPSSTSTTTTTTTTSKPAPTTTTTSTTTTTTTTPPAPTTSSTTTLRSTFKPMARASKRYTTPHYAAVTTERNVYAAVPSRFYPSTTQGSNLTAGAAYLEPRNPDLPYHGARASTLAPLASSPNPSTTPSSPDAVSLRMHDGKGYFHPSSSPSSSSSSLPPPSTSSPVTPTTTNATTTITTTTTTTTVRPPTTYSANKLPPRASRVNNAIKTTIAAAQLPRRYSKPSAAGKSIQCTENSLSAKCNEIPSRVSNNNSNNNRNRGSSQYATDGQSTVSANRGTHPPRARPTLKPSQNIVSKAQEFVDIYRYPPTRPEPLYPQPTPDKTAAKCRKDVCLLPDCSCGGKDVPGELPVEQVPQIVLLTFDDSVNDLNKQLYQDLFERGRVNPNGCPITATFYVSHEWTDYSQVQNLYADGHEMASHTVSHSFGESFSPKKWAREVAGQREILSAYGGVKLEDVRGMRAPFLSIGGNKMFKMLHDFNFTYDSSMPVYENRPPSWPYTLDYKIFHDCMIPPCPTKSYPGVWEVPMVMWQDLNGGRCSMGDACSNPPEAEGVYKMIMKNFERHYTTNRAPFGLYYHAAWFTQPHHKEGFIQFLDAINSMKDVFIITNWQALQWVRDPTPLSRINSFTPFQCNYAGRPKRCNNPKVCNLWHKSGVRYMRTCQPCPDIYPWTGKTGIRSSRIDNDIEVADTN, from the exons GAAATGTATTCGCACAGACAAAACGCTCGTTCCGTACGAGCGCAGCCCAGGGCCGGGCCCTCGGTTCCAACCCGCGACAGTCGACCTCGTCCAGCGTGGACTTCGAGTGTCCGGAAGAGTTCGGCTACTATCCGCACCCGAGCGACTGCTCGCAGTACTACGTGTGCGTGTTCGGCGGTGCGCTGCTGGAAAGCTGTACCGGCGGGCTGATGTACAGCCACGAGCTGCAGACCTGCGACTGGCCACGCAACGTTGGCTGTGATCTGCCCGCGCTGAGTGCCCCTTCGGCACCGGCCAGCCGCACAGTGACGCCCCGCGTCCCACAGGTGCTGAGCAGAGTGCGCTTCTCGTCCTCGGCTCCGTCAGCGCCGTCCGGTCCGTCGGGACCATCGGGCCCATCGGGCCCGTCGGGACCGTCGGGACCTTCGGGACCCTCAGGACCGGCTGAACCGTCCGCACCGGCACGCATTCAGCAGATTCGCAATCTGcccccaccgccaccaccgccggccaATCCGAACCCCGTGATTACCACCCGTGGACAGCCGAAGAACTCACCGCAGGAAGATATCGCGAAG CTCTACGCCGAAGCACACGAAACACTGCCGCCAGTAGAGGAAGACGAATCGGATCGTCAACAGCGTGTCTACCGTGGACAGCCCAGCACGGTGTCGCAGGTGCAGCGCGATCGTGAcggcatcctgcagcagcagagtgTTAACGCTATACCGACTCAGGCTAAAGTAGGTTCCTTCGCGTACAGTGCTCAACCTCAGCCGTTCAG TGTTGACCATGATGACGCGTCACTGCAAACGCTAGACGACACGCACGACGCCAAAGCTCATGATCGCAAGAAGCGCGACACGGCCGCGGCCCAAACCAAGACTGATAGCGAAACAGACACCGCCCCTACCTCACTGGTGACACAGATAGACCCAACGGCCACGGTGTCCCTTGCCGAAGATGACACATCTGCGACCAAAACCAAACGCTCCAACGCGGACGAAGCATCTCTTGCGCCCGAAAACTCTCCCGAAAGTTTAGCCGGCAGTTCGGAAGGCCAGCGGACCTCACGCCAACTTCGTCAGCTAGGCAACTGGCAGTACCGCTCCCTAGACACGTCCCTGTCCCGCCAAAACGGCTACTCGCCCAGCAGTTTTGATCCGTTCGGGTACACCGTACTACCAACGGCGACGACCTACTTCAAGCCAGGCGCACGCTACTTCCAACCACAAACCTACAGCAAAAAGGAGCTGACCTACAACGACTATCTGGAGGCGTACGGCAAGAGCAAACAGCCGACCTACAACGTTCGGCCAGCTGAGCTGCAGCCGCACAAAACGTCTGGCTTACAGAACTATAAAACGGTTGCCAAGATTACGCCACAGGATACGATCATTCCGCTGCTGCTCGcaaaccagcagcaacaatctcATCGATCGCACCAACCGAACTACGGACAGGCTCAGTTCACAGCGGCCGCCTTTGTCAATAGTCACAATGCCAAGAAGTACACGACGCCGGCTTCTCCACTCGATGGAGACGAAGAAACGATCCCGGACAACTTTGCGTTCTTCCACTTCGGAAATACTTACTCCTCTACGCCGATCTCCGTGAACAACCATGCCAAAGCGGCGAAACAGTCCAAACCCTCCAACGTACAGATCTCAAACGTAGCGCAACCGACACAGAAAACTCCTTACATTGCATTCAGCTCGGTTGGTGGATTTTTCAACAATCAACCAACGGCAAACCCGCTCAAAGAGAGCTTTGTCTTGAAACCAAATCACTCGTCGAAACCGAAACAGACCCACTCGGGGTCTTCCGGAGGCCCTAGCACTCCGGCACCCGTGTACGAGGGTATCTCTAATGCGATCCAATCGAATGGACTTCGGTTCGCTGTGACTACGCCCAAGATTGTAGCCGGGACGGGACTGGAGCTCTATCAACCGAACGTGTATCTTAATGCTCCACGGCCACAGGTTTACAGTGGCTACAGCGCCAAGCCTGCAGGTGCTATCTACGAGGCGTCAACACCGAAACCAAGTGCACAGTTTGTTACCAAGTCGACGAATGGCTTTCAACCGATCGCTGTATCAACCACACCGAAGTACTATCAGCCGCAGGTCTCCAAAACGGTAAGCCCAAGCGAGTACAGCAAATTCTACGAATCCATCaagaacacacacattgcTCAGGTGAAACCTAATGCGGAACCTTCACCACCGGTACGGATTGGTGCTAGTCAGCTAGCGGTCTATCGTCCGACCGTTTCGAACAACACCAAGCTACAGCCCGTTTCGCAGGGTTATGGCCCTCAGCAAGTGTTCTACAGTCCGGTGCGATCGTCTTCGCTCAGTCCGGTGCCAAAGCCACAAGATTCCGGCGAGTTCTACTACGAAGAAGATGATGAGATTGATCAGCGCGGACAGAAGTATGTGAAAAACACACTGGACGTCGTGCGACGCCCAGTGTACGGTAAACGTCCATACGGAGATGAGGAAGAGGACGAAGATGAGTACTACGAggacgatgaggatgatgatgatgagtatCAGTATCGCTACCCGGTAAACAAGTCCAAGTACACTCCAATGACGGAAACTATGGCACCTCGTCCAATGCTCAACCTTACCACACCCAAACCTCCCGGTGCAGTCTCAGGCAATCTATACTACAACTACGAAACCACTACCTGGCGTCCAGTGACCGTGACGACGTACTCTCAGGGGTCCACCTCGGACATTCCGCCCATTATCAAATTCCCCGAGGATGTATTCCAGGGCATTAAACCTCTTGGTGATGTGCCGCGTTACCTGAACAAGTCCACCCTACGCCCTTACACCGTCCGACAAAGGCTACGACCCACCGTTGTGCAGCACAACCATCTCGAAGAAAACGTCCCCAGTGAGCGGGTTCGCATTAGCACGACGACTACTACCACGACTACCACCACGACAAGACCACCTCcgactaccaccaccacaccacgctACTATCCAACCACGGTGCGTACACGCATCCCGACCAAGACGATCCCAACCCGCCGACCGGTGACCACGACGACCACGtccgaaccaccaccaccaccgacgacCACCACCCAGACGACGTCGCGCAAACGGTACACGATCCGACCGAATCGTGGCCAGCAGCGCTGGCGCACTACCGAGACACCGGAACCAAGTACGGGACTCAACGGCCGACAGGCCAGCCCGACCCGACCGACCAAACATCGACCGCAACTGGAGCTCGATGAACGCCTACCGAACAG AGTGGAAACATCGTCGCCAGCACCACCGAGCCGATACGTGCCCGAGCAACAGCaatcacaacagcagcagcagcagcagcagcaacagcagaagaCGCAGCTCACGCAAAGCAACAGAAATTACTACAACACCAGCAACTATGAACCATCTGCGTACGATTCGTACTATGCCGTCTACGACGAGGACGTTGAACTGTACCGAGATGTTG AATATCAACCGCAGCCCCAGAAACCTGTCGTTTCGTCCACCTACCGTCCGACAGTGGTCACCACCGTTGCTCCCACTTCTCAGCGAGATCCGTACGTCACTTCTCCGCGCACTACCTACCAGAGACCTTCCTACCAGGCAGACTATGACGATGCTCTAGTGGCTCAG CTTGAAGAAGATCGTTACAATCAGAAGCATACCAATACACAGATAAG AAATGAGTTGAACTCAATCTCGGACCGTCCGATACTGGTATCCTCCACGATCCGTGCGTATAACAGCCCCAAATATCAGACGGCCTTCGTTACTACGCCCGAACCGTTCTCGCTGCCGTCGTCGACCCCAGCCAGAACTactacaaccaccaccactactaccaccaccaccaccaccaccacacctgCTCCAATACAGTACTATACTACAAG ATCATCACAATTGGACGATCAAAGTATTAAAACAACACCCAAATCAATCATATTAACACTCGCAGCACGCGCGGGTTCCTCATCGACCCCAGAGCCTCCCTCTCCCTTCCTTGTGTCCTTTGCGCCATCCCCCCAGTCCCCCTATGAGTCACCCCGGTACCGCAGTAGCACTAGCTCGGTTCCACGATACATCAAACCCTCATCTACTACTACACCGTTACCCACAACCACTACCACCATACCTACTAGTACAAGCACCACACTACCTCCCACAACCACGACCGTGACATATTCACCCTCCGCCGACCCATACCCACGGTTCCGGCCGTCCACTCAGTACGATCAGCACGCACCGACCGGAATCAAATTCCACCCCATCCCGGACGATCACTACTACGATGACGATAGTGACGCACCGGAAGACAGTGTCGATCAGGTCGAGCACGGGTACGCGCAACTGTCCAAGACTAGGTACGACTACGGTTCACCGTCCCGTGTCACGCCCGACTCATCGAACGATCAGTCCACGAAGCAGTTTATcacgcaaaagcttctgccaGTGTTTTCACACCAATACGCGTCCCAGTCCGATCCTCGGTCGGCATCGTCCGCTAATGCTCATGCGCTGACGGCCGACACGTACGGCGAGACTCCCTTTTCGTACGACACTCGGCCGGACTTTTCTGCATCCGGTGCTGCGGAACAGTTTGTCCCACTGACAAGCAACTTGCCACCAACTACTACCACAACTTCCACTAGGAAGCCAACAACAGCGtccaccacaaccacaacaaccaccagGAGGCCTACAACGACCtctaccaccactactactactactactaccacgaaAAAGCCCACTACAACTCCaaccactactaccactaccacaaCAACCACCTCAACGACACGAGCTCCCCCTACCACTCAAGAATCACAAcgtcaaaagttgcaaaagtttatcATCTCCGATGTGCAACCGTCTAGCTTCCGTAGTCCTTTCAGTACAACGGCAAAAGCCGTTCAGCCACTGCCCGACTATGATACCTACCTTTACCATGAGTCCATTCCGAGCAGTGTACGATCACGCAATCAGCACACGTTCCTGAAAGCCATTGCGACAACACTTTCAGCGACGCAGTCCTCCACGATCGCTACGACCACGCCGGAAGCTCCGATCGTACGATCGTTCACTACGGTAGGGTCGACTGCAGTAGCGCCTCTCGTCACATACAGCCCAAGGCTGGAACAGGTCAACCTAAACAAAGCGGTTCGTTTGCCACAACCCGCTCAGACACGGGAAGAACAACGACCCGTTCTGTCGACGTTTAGTTCCGACAGCAGGTCGGAGCAAAAGTTTAGCAGCAATAGGTTCTACAACCTTACGCTGAGTGCCGGCTTTGTCGGTTTGCCAGGATCTTCCTCGGGTGCCGCTTACCGGGGACGTGTTGAGATGCCGAGAAATCAAGAACCGGTGCCTAGGTATACTTCTTTTACGCTTTCCGACGCTGTTACGAGTAGTGTGCGCCGGTTGCCCACTACCGTGTCGGAAGCTGTACCCGAAACCACTACACCCTTAACCACAGTTACAGTACCAAGTACTACGACtagcactaccaccaccaccactactacagTAAGCCCCATTTCATTGGCCACCAGCAGTGGCCCTAGTAATGTACGTTTCGTTTTAAGCTCTAGCCTAGCTACTACCGCCCGGCCTCGAGGAGTCGCCTTCTCGAGGATCCCGGATGAAAGTGTTGCTCTTTATAAGAGCCGTGATGTACCGACAGTGACGGCCCGGATCGTTTCGACCCGACCACAGACTGTCGTCCCGACCGCTTCGAGCGATTGGGTACCGCTAATACAGGAGAAGATCCTATCCAgccccaaaacaaacacactgcaCGAGCAGGAAGATCACGAGCGTGAAACAGACGATCCGCTGCTTAGTGCGCGTGTGCCTGCAAACACGGAAGAGTCTATTGTCGCTGGTACTACGATCGCCTCGACACCACCAACTCGGTTCCCACCGAGAACCACTCTTGCGCCGTTCGGTACGCTGGAGGGtagaaaaaatgttgataaaGTACAAACCGTTCCAACGCGTGCCGGTGTGGTGAAGGAAGCACCTAACAAAGCACTCGACCCGGTAACGAATGCACCGACAAGGCCGGTTGTGTCACCATACAAAAGTTTGGAGGTACAGCGTCAAACGACGTCCTCCGATAAACCGTTCGCTTCCACGTCGAGAGTCATCTCGAATCTGTACCGTACGACCACACCCGAAATACCGGCTGTCGGTGGTCCTACGGTGAGAAGCTATCTGCAGCTAACTGCAGTGCCGAAGTTGGCGGCTATTTTGCGTGAAGCAACGACGACGGTAGCTAGTACAACTACTACtagcaccactaccaccacgaCGGTTGCTCCTCCGACAACAACTGTTAGCAGTACGAGTGAGGAACCTAGCACGACTCTTCGTACCAGTACGACCAGTACGTCCCCTGCAGTTCCAACGACTTCATTtgctagtagtagtagctcGGAAGAGGTGATCACCACCACTGCTAGCACGTTGCCTCGATCGACAGAGGTGTATCGTGGTCGGTATCGTCCCGTGTTTAGCTTTGTACGATCTTCGGAATCGTACGATGAGGTAACTACTCCACGGTATCGCTATCTGCGTAACCGTGGCCGTGATTCTCCGCGACGCTCCTACACAAGGCTACGTCCAACGCCTCAAAGCTATTCGCTAACTTCCAGCACCTTGGAGGATGTGGAGAAAATTTCGCCCGCTAGCAGTACCCTAACGCCTACCAGGGACAATAGTGGAGCGGTCGATAGTACAGTGCTATCGATTTCGACCGAGTATAGCGATCGAGCCGTAAGTTCAAGCTCAGCTTCGGCTGCTTACTTGAACCGTCTGCCAACGACCGATCGTACCAAGTATCAGTCCACTGATCGTGAGCTCTCGAAAACGGCACACGTCAAGAGTCGCTACGAACAGTTCGACTTTAATCGTACCGAAGTTGAAGATCGCGTACGTCAACCGGTAATCTCCACTACGGGACAATCTGGGATTCGTATTGTTCAGATCACAGACAAACCGGTGTACTATACCCGCTTCCATTCGACCTCCACTGAAGAGAGTTCTTTTGCTGTCGCCAACAGCAGTCGACAGCCCGAATCGACGACGAAAAAGTTCCGCGCCACGGTCGAGATGCCGGAAATGAACATACCGACCGAGAAGGAGCTACTGTCCTACCACCAGGACAGTAGTGGCAACACGTCTGAAGATGAGGATCGTGACGAGGAAGAGGACGATGAGGACGTGatcgacgacgatgacgatggtgagCCCGCGGACGAAGACCTGGCCGACTACTCGTACCTGGAAACGTCCAGTGCGCCGTCTTCCACatcgaccacgacgacgacgacgaccactaGTAAGCCCGCACCGACAACGACGACCACGTcaacgacgaccacgacgaccacTACGCCACCGGCACCGACCACTAGTAGTACAACGACCCTAAGGAGCACCTTCAAGCCGATGGCACGTGCCTCGAAACGGTACACGACGCCGCACTACGCAGCGGTCACGACCGAGCGCAATGTCTACGCGGCTGTGCCATCGCGCTTCTACCCAAGTACAACGCAAGGATCAAACCTGACGGCTGGTGCTGCCTATCTGGAACCGCGGAACCCGGACCTCCCGTACCACGGTGCACGGGCAAGCACCCTTGCTCCTCTCGCTTCCTCCCCCAATCCTTCTACCACCCCGTCCTCCCCGGATGCCGTCAGTCTGCGGATGCACGATGGCAAGGGTTACTTCCATCCGAGCAGTAGCcccagtagcagtagtagttcGCTCCCTCCACCTTCCACCTCATCCCCAGTCACTCCCACCACTACCAATGCCACCACCACtatcaccacaaccaccaccaccaccacagtcCGCCCGCCAACGACGTACTCCGCAAACAAGCTCCCACCGCGCGCTTCCAGGGTCAATAATGCCATAAAGACCACGATCGCAGCCGCACAACTGCCACGCCGATATAGCAAACCGTCCGCAGCGGGAAAAAGTATACAATGTACAGAAAACTCACTGTCCGCCAAATGCAACGAGATTCCCTCGAG AGTTAGCAACAATAACAGTAACAACAACCGCAACCGTGGCAGTTCGCAGTACGCGACCGATGGACAATCGACCGTTTCGGCCAACCGAGGAACGCACCCACC ACGTGCACGACCAACGCTGAAGCCGTCGCAGAACATCGTCTCGAAGGCGCAGGAGTTTGTCGACATCTACCGCTACCCACCAACCCGCCCGGAACCGCTATACCCGCAGCCGACGCCCGACAAGACGGCCGCCAAGTGCCGCAAGGATGTGTGCCTGCTGCCCGATTGCTCCTGCGGCGGCAAGGATGTGCCCGGCGAGCTGCCCGTTGAGCAGGTGCCGCAGATCGTGCTGCTGACGTTCGACGATTCCGTCAACGATCTGAACAAGCAGCTGTACCAGGACCTGTTCGAGCGGGGACGCGTCAACCCGAACGGCTGCCCGATCACGGCCACGTTCTACGTGTCGCACGAGTGGACCGATTACAGCCAGGTGCAGAACCTGTACGCCGACGGACACGAGATGGCATCGCACACCGTTTC tcacagCTTCGGTGAATCGTTCTCGCCGAAGAAGTGGGCCCGCGAAGTTGCCGGCCAGCGCGAGATCCTGTCCGCGTACGGTGGCGTCAAGCTGGAGGATGTGCGCGGTATGCGCGCACCGTTCCTGTCGATCGGTGGCAACAAGATGTTCAAGATGCTGCACGACTTTAACTTCACGTACGACTCGTCGATGCCGGTGTACGAGAACCGTCCGCCGAGCTGGCCGTACACGCTCGACTACAAGATCTTCCACGATTGTATGATTCCGCCGTGTCCCACCAAGAGCTATCCAG GTGTTTGGGAAGTTCCTATGGTGATGTGGCAGGATCTGAACGGTGGTCGCTGTTCGATGGGTGACGCCTGCTCCAATCCGCCCGAGGCCGAGGGCGTGTACAAGATGATCATGAAGAACTTCGAGCGGCACTACACGACCAACCGGGCACCGTTCGGACTGTACTACCACGCAGCCTGGTTCACGCAGCCGCACCACAAGGAAGGATTCATACAGTTCCTGGACGCGATCAACTCGATGAAGGACGTGTTCATCATCACCAACTGGCAGGCACTGCAGTGGGTGCGCGACCCGACGCCACTGTCCCGCATCAACTCGTTCACGCCCTTCCAGTGCAACTACGCG GGTCGTCCGAAGCGTTGCAACAACCcgaaggtatgcaatctgtGGCACAAGTCGGGCGTGCGCTACATGCGCACCTGCCAGCCCTGCCCCGACATCTACCCGTGGACCGGCAAGACGGGCATCCGCTCGTCCCGCATCGACAACGACATCGAGGTGGCCGACACCAACTAA